The window ACCCTGCTTCGGGACATGGACGACGCCTGGTTGGGCTAGGTTCGACGCATGGCCGGTAAAGCCACGATCGTCGAAGTCGGCGACTACGAGGTCCGGGTCTCCAACCCGGACCGGGTCTACTTCCCGGAGCTCGGTGCCACGAAGCTCGACCTGGTCGAGTACTACCTGGCGGTGAGCGACGGGATCGTCCGTGCGCTGCGCGAGCGACCCTGCATGCTGCACCGCTTCCCGGAGGGTCTGGCGGGAGAGAAGGTGCATCAGAAACGGGTGCCCAACGGCGCTCCGCCCTGGCTGGAGACGGTCCGGGTGAAGTTCCCGCGGTACAACCGGCACGCCGACGAGCTGTGCGTGACGAAACCGGCCGACGTGATCTGGGCGGTGCAGATGTCCACCGTGGAGTTCCATCCGTGGAATTCGCGGCGGGCCGACACCGAGCGCCCCGACGAGTGGCGCATCGACCTGGACCCGATGCCGGACTGCCCGTTCGGCACGGTCCAGCGGGTGGTCCCGGTGGTCCGGGAGGTCCTCGGCGAGCTCGGCATCACCGGTTATCCGAAGACGTCCGGCGGCAAGGGCCTGCACGTCTACGTGCGGATCCGGCCGGAGTGGGGCTTCACCGAGGTGCGTCGGGCGGCGCTCGCCTTCGCCCGCGAGGTGGAGCGGCGTGCTCCCGAC of the Actinoplanes sichuanensis genome contains:
- the ligD gene encoding non-homologous end-joining DNA ligase; translation: MAGKATIVEVGDYEVRVSNPDRVYFPELGATKLDLVEYYLAVSDGIVRALRERPCMLHRFPEGLAGEKVHQKRVPNGAPPWLETVRVKFPRYNRHADELCVTKPADVIWAVQMSTVEFHPWNSRRADTERPDEWRIDLDPMPDCPFGTVQRVVPVVREVLGELGITGYPKTSGGKGLHVYVRIRPEWGFTEVRRAALAFAREVERRAPDDVTTTWWRRDRDPSALFIDYNQNARDHTIASAYSVRGVPEATVSTPVTWDEIQDLNPRDFTIRTVPERFARLGDLHAAIDDEAYSLETLLEWADRDEKAGLETPDEKSAE